One genomic region from Paenibacillus antri encodes:
- a CDS encoding 5'-3' exonuclease, with the protein MSNSLLLVDGMAVLFRAYFASAYGGYVRKTKSGVPVNAIHGFVRYLTDAVRTYEPTHVAVCWDMSSKTFRTERYAAYKGNRPEAPDDLIPQFDLVKEVVEALDVPNIGVLGYEADDCIGTLARKYGGEMDVLILTGDHDLLQLVSERVKVVMLKKGFGNYAVYDREALLAEKQLTPPQVIDLKGLIGDSSDNYPGVKGIGEKTAIKLLSEYETIEGILANLDALSASVKKKIEADLDMLHLCRELATIYCEVPLTCEIDACRWAPDPERVGAKFEELEFRGLLKDIV; encoded by the coding sequence GTGTCCAATTCGTTGTTATTGGTCGACGGCATGGCGGTGCTGTTCCGCGCTTACTTCGCGTCCGCGTACGGCGGGTACGTGCGAAAGACGAAATCGGGCGTGCCCGTCAACGCCATCCACGGCTTCGTTCGGTATTTGACCGATGCGGTCCGTACATACGAACCTACTCATGTAGCCGTCTGTTGGGATATGAGCAGCAAGACGTTCCGCACGGAGCGTTACGCGGCGTACAAGGGCAACCGGCCGGAAGCGCCGGACGATCTCATTCCGCAATTCGACCTCGTGAAAGAAGTCGTCGAAGCGCTGGACGTTCCGAACATCGGCGTGCTCGGCTACGAGGCGGACGACTGCATCGGCACGCTCGCGCGCAAGTACGGCGGCGAGATGGACGTGCTCATCCTGACGGGCGACCACGATTTATTGCAGCTCGTCTCGGAACGAGTCAAAGTCGTGATGTTGAAAAAGGGCTTCGGCAACTACGCGGTGTACGACCGCGAGGCGCTGCTCGCGGAGAAGCAGCTGACGCCGCCGCAGGTGATCGACCTGAAGGGGCTCATCGGCGACAGCAGCGACAATTACCCGGGCGTCAAAGGCATCGGCGAGAAGACGGCGATCAAGCTGCTGTCGGAGTACGAGACGATCGAGGGCATTCTCGCGAATCTCGACGCCTTGTCGGCTTCGGTCAAGAAGAAGATCGAAGCGGACCTCGACATGCTGCATCTGTGCCGCGAGCTGGCTACCATCTATTGCGAAGTGCCGCTGACGTGCGAGATCGACGCTTGCCGCTGGGCGCCGGATCCGGAGCGCGTCGGGGCGAAGTTCGAGGAGTTGGAGTTCCGCGGTCTGCTGAAGGATATCGTGTAG
- a CDS encoding extracellular solute-binding protein, whose translation MIGIRRAKVAPATKRAATAFGLACTLLLAACSNAAPEAAEGTDGAAKGERVTLKVEVFDRGNSPAGSTITDNYMTNLIQERFGDPNGIDMEYVPVPRSEEVEKLNVLMASGGDVPDIVFTYDPNTFNRYAEQGGLTDVGALLDEHGPNLKAFLGEDVLAYGKYKGVQYAIPAKRSVLGKYASFIRQDWLDKLGMPVPQTTEELYTVLKAFKEQDPGGTGGQVIPLGMTIASAQYEPLIWSFIKPTTEEEKYTLTQQLGSNDYPTLLPGFKDALQFMNKLYNEGLMSKDFALDKDKKKLGEDVSTGKIGFFSEDDINPFYDNGSYETLQTNVPGAILAPVDVYANEEGKHAKPMYAPNGMYIMIPKSSERAVEAIKYLDWMATADNLFELQNGVEGENYTMVDGIPVAVENPTEEAANRLYNVGDMVIVSNGKQLGSMELNLKARAMQMPPEFQDEVDAAQRVANTDVFAPVLLDRPIAAQTKYGTTLLDKFNEMIVKTTMAKPEQFESVYETMLKDYMASGGQAILDERKAVYQEMKAD comes from the coding sequence ATGATCGGCATCAGAAGAGCAAAAGTCGCTCCGGCAACGAAACGAGCGGCAACGGCGTTCGGACTGGCCTGCACCTTACTGCTCGCGGCATGTTCGAACGCGGCGCCCGAAGCGGCCGAAGGCACGGACGGCGCGGCGAAGGGAGAGCGGGTGACGCTGAAGGTCGAAGTGTTCGACCGAGGCAACTCGCCGGCAGGCAGTACCATCACGGATAACTACATGACGAACCTCATTCAAGAACGATTCGGCGACCCGAACGGCATCGACATGGAATACGTGCCGGTGCCGCGCTCCGAAGAGGTAGAAAAGCTGAACGTCCTCATGGCGAGCGGCGGCGACGTGCCGGACATCGTATTTACGTACGATCCGAATACGTTCAACCGGTACGCCGAGCAGGGCGGATTGACCGACGTCGGCGCGCTGCTCGACGAGCACGGCCCGAACCTGAAGGCGTTCCTCGGAGAAGACGTGTTGGCGTATGGAAAATACAAAGGCGTGCAGTACGCGATTCCCGCCAAGCGCTCGGTCCTCGGGAAATACGCTTCCTTCATCCGACAGGACTGGCTCGACAAGCTCGGGATGCCGGTGCCTCAGACGACGGAGGAGCTGTATACCGTGTTGAAAGCGTTCAAGGAGCAGGATCCCGGCGGCACGGGCGGTCAGGTCATTCCGCTCGGCATGACGATCGCCTCCGCGCAATACGAGCCGCTCATCTGGTCGTTCATCAAGCCGACGACGGAGGAAGAGAAATATACGCTGACGCAGCAGCTCGGCTCCAACGATTACCCGACGCTGCTTCCCGGCTTCAAGGATGCGCTGCAATTCATGAACAAGCTGTACAACGAAGGTCTGATGAGCAAGGACTTCGCGTTGGACAAAGATAAAAAGAAATTAGGCGAAGACGTCTCGACGGGGAAGATCGGCTTCTTCAGCGAGGACGATATCAATCCGTTCTATGATAATGGCTCCTATGAGACGCTGCAGACGAACGTACCCGGCGCCATTCTCGCTCCTGTAGACGTATACGCCAACGAGGAAGGAAAGCACGCCAAGCCGATGTACGCGCCGAACGGCATGTACATCATGATCCCGAAATCGAGCGAACGCGCGGTCGAGGCCATCAAATACTTGGACTGGATGGCGACCGCCGACAACCTGTTCGAATTGCAGAACGGGGTCGAGGGCGAAAACTACACGATGGTCGACGGCATCCCGGTAGCTGTGGAGAACCCGACCGAAGAAGCGGCGAATCGGCTGTATAACGTAGGCGATATGGTGATCGTGTCGAACGGCAAGCAGCTCGGAAGCATGGAATTGAACCTGAAGGCGCGCGCGATGCAGATGCCGCCGGAATTTCAAGACGAGGTGGACGCCGCGCAGCGGGTGGCCAACACGGACGTGTTCGCGCCGGTGCTGCTCGACCGGCCGATCGCGGCGCAGACGAAATACGGCACGACGCTGCTCGACAAGTTCAACGAGATGATCGTCAAGACGACGATGGCGAAGCCGGAACAGTTCGAGAGCGTCTACGAGACGATGTTGAAGGATTACATGGCGAGCGGAGGCCAAGCGATTCTGGACGAACGGAAGGCTGTTTATCAAGAGATGAAGGCCGACTAA
- a CDS encoding helix-turn-helix domain-containing protein yields the protein MKKNWYRRMLLSYFPIFFFTVTILIFLSLILVNDISHKETVKADRLSTDYMLDRLSRSLRAVEMDVLEELEKNDRYRDALNARTTREDRQVVIDVADSMRKLMANDGLIHSIYIYRLEDKQVLTTSGLVGWESFADRGFVERAMERPEFRGWSSIRTYREFSIDQERRVVSMYKRWPLPFGSEGLFVVNADVYSIEQMIRSMNDGDVSFVDVRDENGSLLFSTRSAEREESAATGGKVLNRATFEQLGWTFETGIAAGQMFMWVSVISYAWVGVGLVTIVFAIFYILYITRKNYQPIRVIMNRIESIRMSENDFGLKMDELSVIDQTLEKLIRQTEDFEKQQRENLLVQRRQLFHDMMQGLAKETAAERLKKLGMLPEAKRLQRLAFVVVEIGHYRDFSRAFSARDQHTLKFALTNVLQELAQTEGMYAWAEWIAENRMGVIVGWNGEPSSLRETIRRFADKGRDWVAEHLRLSLFFAIGSVERDWEGVGRSYRAALDALSHKMSLGKEAILMSEDLPGETGRQWYKYIQSAAELVKAFRLLNAEWRDSLDAMFDQMAADRLKDEDIRTALRTLMDMLGTELAEMSPELQAHFQAPEASEAAEEEAATLAELKSRMSERLTEIYRTYVAHSETKNHLAMIKELKAYIEEHFENPDLSLKHLSDRFHISGKYVSYLFKEAFNMKFVDYLAELRMDRAERLLAETEESIQRIALQVGYANSITFGRVFKRLVGVTPGDYRKLKLKPGTTRISSDI from the coding sequence ATGAAGAAAAATTGGTACCGCCGCATGCTGCTTTCGTATTTTCCGATTTTCTTCTTTACGGTGACGATTCTGATCTTCCTGTCCCTGATCCTCGTGAACGATATTTCGCATAAGGAAACCGTGAAGGCCGACCGATTGTCGACGGATTATATGCTGGACCGTCTGTCCCGATCGTTGCGAGCGGTCGAGATGGACGTGCTCGAGGAGCTCGAGAAGAACGACCGATACCGCGACGCGCTGAACGCGAGAACGACGCGGGAAGATCGTCAGGTCGTCATCGACGTGGCGGACAGCATGAGAAAGCTGATGGCGAACGACGGCTTAATCCATTCCATTTATATTTACAGACTCGAAGACAAGCAAGTGCTGACGACGAGCGGTCTCGTCGGTTGGGAAAGCTTCGCCGATCGGGGCTTCGTCGAGCGGGCGATGGAACGTCCGGAGTTCCGCGGTTGGTCGTCCATTCGGACGTACCGCGAGTTCAGCATCGATCAGGAGCGGCGCGTCGTCTCCATGTATAAGCGGTGGCCGCTGCCCTTCGGCTCCGAGGGGTTGTTCGTCGTCAACGCGGACGTCTACTCGATCGAGCAGATGATCCGGTCGATGAACGACGGCGACGTCTCGTTCGTGGACGTTCGCGACGAGAACGGAAGCTTGTTGTTCTCCACCCGTTCGGCGGAGCGGGAAGAGTCGGCGGCGACGGGCGGCAAGGTGCTTAATCGGGCGACGTTCGAACAGCTCGGGTGGACGTTCGAAACCGGCATCGCCGCGGGGCAGATGTTCATGTGGGTTTCGGTCATTTCCTACGCTTGGGTCGGGGTCGGCTTGGTGACGATCGTCTTCGCCATTTTCTATATTCTCTATATTACGAGGAAGAACTATCAGCCGATTCGGGTCATTATGAATCGGATCGAATCGATCCGAATGTCGGAGAACGACTTCGGACTGAAGATGGATGAGCTGTCGGTCATCGACCAGACGCTGGAGAAGCTCATTCGGCAAACCGAAGATTTCGAAAAGCAGCAACGCGAAAATTTGCTCGTCCAGCGGCGTCAGCTGTTCCACGATATGATGCAGGGCCTCGCCAAAGAGACGGCGGCCGAGCGGCTGAAGAAGCTGGGCATGCTTCCCGAGGCGAAGCGGCTGCAGCGATTGGCGTTCGTCGTCGTCGAGATCGGACATTATCGGGACTTCAGCCGGGCGTTCTCCGCGCGGGATCAGCATACGTTGAAATTCGCGCTCACGAACGTATTGCAGGAGCTGGCGCAGACGGAAGGGATGTACGCCTGGGCGGAATGGATCGCCGAAAATCGGATGGGGGTCATCGTCGGATGGAACGGGGAGCCGTCGTCGCTTCGGGAGACGATTCGACGGTTCGCCGATAAGGGCCGGGATTGGGTGGCCGAGCATCTGCGGTTGTCTTTGTTTTTCGCCATCGGATCCGTCGAGCGAGATTGGGAGGGAGTCGGTCGATCCTATCGCGCGGCGCTCGACGCGCTGTCGCACAAGATGTCGCTCGGCAAAGAAGCGATTCTGATGAGCGAGGACCTGCCCGGGGAAACCGGACGGCAATGGTATAAATATATCCAATCCGCCGCCGAGCTCGTGAAGGCGTTCAGACTGCTGAACGCCGAGTGGCGCGATTCGCTCGACGCGATGTTCGATCAGATGGCGGCGGATCGTCTGAAGGACGAGGATATCCGAACGGCGCTGCGGACGTTGATGGATATGCTCGGAACCGAGCTGGCGGAGATGTCGCCGGAGCTGCAGGCGCATTTCCAAGCTCCGGAAGCTTCCGAGGCCGCAGAGGAGGAAGCGGCTACGCTCGCGGAGCTCAAATCGAGGATGTCGGAACGTTTGACCGAAATTTACCGCACCTACGTCGCGCACAGCGAAACGAAAAACCATCTCGCGATGATCAAGGAATTGAAGGCTTATATCGAGGAACATTTCGAGAATCCCGACTTGTCGTTGAAGCATCTGAGCGATCGATTCCATATCTCGGGCAAGTACGTCAGCTACCTCTTTAAAGAAGCGTTCAATATGAAGTTCGTCGATTATCTTGCGGAGCTGCGAATGGATCGCGCCGAGCGGCTGCTGGCGGAGACGGAGGAATCGATCCAACGCATCGCCCTTCAGGTCGGGTACGCCAACTCCATAACGTTCGGCCGCGTGTTCAAGCGCCTTGTCGGCGTGACGCCGGGGGATTACCGCAAGCTGAAGCTGAAGCCCGGAACGACGCGGATTTCAAGCGATATTTGA
- a CDS encoding HRDC domain-containing protein, whose protein sequence is MNWVFMNSLQKRTEEGGVVQAQVTIGEDSGVWHVYWNEPDESGETTEMCWFEGAGWNEMLTAFRGQLLQKMSEGYAPLLDNVTGDVQSLNGRSEWVQKLQYYGDAFKNEAVYEALREWRRKQAGKENKAPYMVATNRLLGMLSAFLPQTRDELLQLPGFGPFKADLYGKELLAITGAAARETTFPLDWVPERIDYAQYKLWLHQQQEAFVERERQRKEQRNAVLEAALNGTDLETLKTNASLPRREALALLEELEKEGYDVEPVIAVETKDVPSEQQARVLQLFGQAGDRYLKPILQKLNEEELWKDVPSDRAYEWLRLLRIRFRRQKEATAAKAG, encoded by the coding sequence ATGAACTGGGTATTCATGAACAGCTTGCAGAAGCGGACGGAGGAGGGCGGCGTCGTCCAAGCGCAGGTCACGATCGGGGAAGACTCCGGCGTATGGCATGTGTATTGGAACGAGCCGGACGAGAGCGGGGAGACGACGGAGATGTGCTGGTTCGAGGGCGCCGGATGGAACGAGATGCTGACGGCGTTCCGCGGGCAGCTGCTGCAGAAGATGTCCGAAGGGTACGCGCCGCTGCTCGACAACGTGACGGGCGACGTGCAATCGCTCAACGGCCGCTCGGAGTGGGTGCAGAAGCTGCAATATTACGGCGACGCGTTCAAGAACGAGGCGGTGTACGAGGCGCTTCGGGAGTGGCGGCGGAAGCAGGCCGGCAAGGAAAACAAGGCGCCGTACATGGTCGCGACGAACCGGCTGCTCGGCATGCTGAGCGCCTTCCTGCCGCAGACGAGGGACGAGCTGCTGCAGCTGCCGGGATTCGGGCCGTTCAAGGCTGACTTGTACGGCAAGGAGCTGCTAGCGATTACGGGCGCGGCGGCGCGGGAGACGACGTTCCCGCTCGATTGGGTGCCGGAACGCATCGACTACGCCCAGTACAAGCTGTGGCTGCATCAGCAGCAGGAGGCGTTCGTCGAACGGGAGCGGCAGCGCAAGGAGCAGCGGAACGCGGTGCTCGAGGCGGCACTGAACGGCACCGACCTCGAGACGCTCAAGACGAACGCGTCGCTGCCGCGGCGGGAAGCGCTGGCGCTGCTTGAGGAGCTGGAGAAGGAAGGCTACGACGTCGAGCCGGTCATCGCCGTCGAGACGAAGGACGTGCCGTCGGAGCAGCAAGCGCGCGTGCTTCAGCTGTTCGGTCAGGCGGGCGACCGGTACCTGAAGCCGATTTTGCAGAAGCTGAACGAAGAGGAGCTGTGGAAGGACGTCCCGTCGGACCGCGCGTACGAATGGCTGCGGCTGCTGCGCATTCGCTTCCGCCGGCAGAAGGAGGCGACCGCGGCGAAGGCGGGGTGA
- a CDS encoding glycoside hydrolase family 88/105 protein, with the protein MSAYLEPRESARYWFGEDVRRVLEALSARYVGANPPVPFAMRAFSASGVLQTRDGLYDMDLSAKLPTAENGDYAYVLGRVWSDDERSIDGVVEPLSPVRLYVNEELLYRSSAAEETKPDASVVVPLLFRKGWNAVLIEALRTEAGFGCRFGAVEAKVRILQVLAPFAGREGSAGWAFTAPAKGRRFGPEEGFPDVLGHEEDTGLTWLPRTAWTAEEAGRPNLERMFGRPAAPVAAYGWSVLEVPYGDALTVVLEGRASGRSTVWLDGRPAIEVAAAGPFRAEISADAGRRQVLVRCVGGPDEWGFELRAYRGGEPLAFAAPVPVHGGEGAWLYAGPLDPSAAAEPAAVCGTAALFPAVDLAGRAAGQTYWRLDAPETMARPYYENAMLSNRWTTGGATNYARWDYPLGVTMYGLLRTARELNRPDLAEYALGHIDSCAELYEYALWDRDRYGFPSVNHQLVLIRMLDNCGSFGSAMLEAYLRTGNARYLAIADAIADFMLRRLERREDGAFYRRCPGEYSADTMWADDLYMSGPFLTRYAVARGSREPLDEAARQFLLYRRYLFMEAEGLMSHVYDFKYGKATRVPWGRGNGWCLFSLSELLEKLPEDHPDREALLALFRDHCAGVIALQSDSGLWRQVLNRPDAYEEASCTAMFAYAFARGVRFGWLPERERYAAAAHRAWRGLTAEAIDRQGNVHGVCSGSRYSFDPGYYMDDLRTVVNDNHGIGIMMLAGVEISRLEGSKV; encoded by the coding sequence ATGAGCGCTTATTTGGAGCCGCGCGAGAGCGCGCGCTATTGGTTCGGCGAGGACGTCCGCCGCGTCCTGGAGGCGTTGTCCGCCCGCTATGTCGGGGCGAACCCGCCCGTTCCTTTCGCGATGCGCGCCTTCTCCGCGTCCGGGGTTTTACAGACGCGAGACGGACTGTACGATATGGATTTGTCCGCGAAGCTGCCGACCGCCGAGAACGGCGATTACGCGTACGTCCTCGGACGGGTGTGGAGCGACGACGAGCGGTCGATCGATGGTGTCGTCGAGCCGCTGAGCCCGGTTCGGCTGTACGTGAACGAGGAGCTGCTGTATCGGTCGAGCGCGGCCGAGGAGACGAAGCCGGACGCGAGCGTCGTCGTGCCGCTGCTGTTCCGCAAGGGATGGAACGCGGTGCTCATCGAGGCGCTCCGCACGGAGGCGGGCTTCGGGTGCCGCTTCGGCGCGGTAGAGGCGAAGGTGCGCATTTTGCAGGTGCTCGCTCCGTTCGCAGGGCGGGAGGGGAGCGCGGGTTGGGCGTTCACGGCGCCGGCGAAGGGCCGCCGATTCGGCCCCGAGGAAGGGTTCCCGGACGTCCTTGGGCACGAGGAGGATACCGGCCTGACGTGGCTGCCGCGGACGGCATGGACGGCGGAGGAGGCGGGGCGCCCCAATCTGGAGCGGATGTTCGGCCGGCCCGCCGCGCCGGTCGCGGCGTACGGCTGGTCCGTCTTGGAGGTGCCTTACGGCGATGCGTTGACAGTCGTCTTGGAAGGCCGCGCTTCGGGCCGCTCGACTGTGTGGCTGGACGGCAGGCCGGCGATCGAGGTGGCCGCCGCCGGGCCGTTCCGCGCGGAGATATCCGCCGACGCCGGACGCCGTCAAGTGCTCGTGCGCTGCGTCGGGGGCCCGGACGAATGGGGCTTCGAGCTGCGGGCGTACCGCGGCGGGGAGCCGCTGGCGTTCGCGGCGCCGGTTCCCGTCCACGGCGGCGAGGGGGCGTGGCTGTACGCGGGTCCGCTCGACCCGTCCGCCGCGGCGGAGCCTGCAGCGGTATGCGGCACGGCGGCGCTGTTCCCGGCCGTCGATCTCGCGGGACGCGCCGCCGGGCAGACGTATTGGCGGCTGGACGCTCCGGAGACGATGGCGCGGCCGTATTACGAGAACGCCATGCTGAGCAACCGTTGGACGACGGGCGGCGCGACGAACTACGCGCGCTGGGATTATCCGCTCGGCGTGACGATGTACGGGCTGCTTCGGACGGCGCGCGAGTTGAATCGGCCGGACCTGGCGGAATATGCGCTGGGCCACATCGACAGCTGCGCGGAGCTATACGAGTACGCCTTATGGGATCGCGACCGGTACGGCTTCCCGTCCGTCAACCATCAGCTCGTCCTCATCCGGATGCTGGACAACTGCGGCTCCTTCGGATCGGCAATGCTCGAGGCCTATCTCCGGACGGGGAACGCGCGCTACCTGGCCATCGCCGATGCGATCGCCGATTTCATGCTCCGAAGGCTGGAACGCCGCGAGGACGGGGCGTTCTATCGAAGGTGCCCCGGAGAGTATTCGGCGGATACGATGTGGGCGGACGATCTGTACATGAGCGGGCCGTTCCTGACGCGATACGCCGTCGCTCGCGGAAGCCGCGAGCCGTTGGACGAAGCGGCGAGGCAGTTCCTGCTGTATCGCAGGTATTTGTTCATGGAGGCGGAAGGGCTGATGTCGCACGTGTACGACTTCAAGTATGGCAAGGCGACGCGGGTGCCGTGGGGACGCGGCAACGGCTGGTGCCTGTTCTCGCTGTCGGAGCTGCTGGAGAAGCTGCCGGAGGACCATCCGGACCGGGAAGCGCTGCTCGCTTTATTCCGCGATCACTGCGCCGGCGTGATCGCCCTGCAGTCGGACAGCGGGCTGTGGCGTCAAGTGTTGAATCGGCCGGACGCCTATGAAGAAGCGTCCTGCACGGCGATGTTCGCCTACGCCTTCGCCAGAGGCGTGCGCTTCGGTTGGCTGCCGGAGCGGGAGCGTTACGCCGCGGCGGCGCATCGCGCTTGGCGGGGGCTGACCGCGGAGGCGATCGACCGTCAGGGCAACGTGCATGGGGTATGCAGCGGCTCGCGTTATTCCTTCGATCCGGGATATTATATGGACGATCTGCGAACGGTCGTGAACGACAATCACGGCATCGGCATTATGATGCTGGCGGGCGTCGAGATCAGCAGGTTAGAAGGCAGCAAGGTGTGA
- a CDS encoding DUF3055 domain-containing protein produces the protein MSNDFDFLSDSTEQTSTRYVTMVTPKLNRFDLAILTTNRFYGKKLIIDMQSGISVIIGPDDLDEEGLLERRFRLNEEQAEELHEFLSQIVGPISYPDD, from the coding sequence ATGTCGAACGATTTCGATTTTTTATCGGACAGCACCGAACAAACGAGCACGCGCTACGTCACTATGGTGACGCCGAAGCTGAACCGGTTCGATCTCGCGATCTTGACGACGAACCGATTCTACGGCAAGAAGCTGATCATCGACATGCAAAGCGGCATCTCCGTCATTATCGGACCGGACGACCTCGATGAAGAAGGCTTGCTGGAGCGCCGGTTCCGCTTGAACGAAGAGCAAGCCGAGGAGCTTCACGAATTCCTGTCGCAAATCGTCGGTCCGATTTCGTATCCCGACGATTAA
- a CDS encoding ABC transporter permease, which produces MSWNVYLRRYWQLYALLALPLAYFVIFKYGPMYGIQIAFKDFNFFQGIEGSEWIGLEAFRDIFRMRDFYITLRNTLMLNFLDLLVSFPAPLILAILLYEMRLVWFKKLSQTILYIPHFISWVIIGGIVYQVFGTQSGMINNVVTALGFDAIPFLTDKGYWLTTYLAVGVWQSAGWGTIIYLAALTGINKELFEAAGIDGAGRLRRIWHITLPGLKPTILVLLIINLGHMISIGFERPYVIGNLAVREYSDVLSTFVYRVGLESGQYTLATAVGLFQAVVGLVFVLGANYASKKLTDESIM; this is translated from the coding sequence TTGAGCTGGAACGTATATCTCCGCAGGTATTGGCAGCTGTACGCCTTGCTTGCCCTGCCGCTCGCCTATTTCGTCATTTTCAAGTACGGGCCGATGTACGGCATTCAGATCGCATTCAAGGACTTTAACTTCTTTCAAGGCATCGAGGGCAGCGAGTGGATCGGGTTGGAAGCGTTCCGGGACATTTTCCGGATGCGCGATTTCTACATCACGCTGCGCAACACGTTGATGCTCAATTTTCTAGACCTGCTCGTCTCGTTCCCGGCGCCGCTCATCCTGGCCATCCTGTTGTACGAGATGAGGCTGGTCTGGTTCAAGAAGCTGTCGCAGACGATTTTGTATATTCCGCACTTTATTTCTTGGGTCATCATCGGCGGCATCGTATATCAAGTGTTCGGCACGCAATCCGGCATGATCAACAACGTCGTTACCGCGCTCGGTTTCGATGCGATCCCGTTCCTGACCGACAAGGGCTACTGGCTGACCACGTACTTGGCGGTCGGCGTCTGGCAGAGCGCGGGCTGGGGTACGATCATTTACTTGGCGGCGCTCACGGGCATCAACAAGGAGCTGTTCGAAGCGGCGGGCATCGACGGGGCGGGCCGGCTGAGACGAATCTGGCACATCACCCTTCCCGGACTGAAGCCGACCATTCTCGTGCTGCTGATCATCAATCTGGGGCATATGATTTCCATCGGCTTCGAGCGGCCGTACGTCATCGGCAACTTGGCGGTCCGCGAATATTCCGACGTGCTCAGCACGTTCGTCTACCGGGTCGGACTCGAATCCGGCCAATATACGCTGGCGACCGCGGTCGGGTTGTTCCAGGCGGTCGTGGGTCTCGTTTTCGTATTAGGGGCTAACTACGCTTCTAAGAAGCTTACCGACGAGAGCATTATGTAG
- a CDS encoding carbohydrate ABC transporter permease: protein MRTHTSDRVFDAVNFIVLLAFTLICLAPFLHIAAISLSSAGPILSGKVSLLPVEFTTEAYAKVFTDASMIRSLGFTVMLTVLYTLFCMLLSIAAGYPLANKKLRGRKGLMLIVVVTMFFSGGLIPEYILVRSLHLLDSIWALVLPGLINPFYLIILISFFANIPESLQESAEIDGCSHFRSLIGIMLPLSMPVIATLSLFYAVGRWNGFTDTLMYINSPELYPLQLKLYQLIQNNMITDLLQMEGAQMALVVPESLKAASVIFATVPILIVYPWLQRYFVNGVMIGAIKG, encoded by the coding sequence ATGAGAACGCATACGTCCGACCGCGTGTTCGACGCCGTCAACTTTATCGTGTTACTCGCCTTCACGTTGATCTGTCTGGCTCCGTTTCTTCACATAGCGGCCATATCTTTGAGTTCGGCGGGGCCGATCCTATCCGGGAAGGTGAGCTTGCTTCCGGTCGAGTTCACGACGGAAGCGTACGCCAAGGTGTTTACCGACGCTTCGATGATTCGTTCCCTCGGGTTTACGGTGATGCTGACCGTCTTGTACACCTTGTTCTGCATGCTGTTATCGATCGCGGCGGGGTATCCGCTGGCGAATAAGAAGCTTAGAGGACGCAAGGGGCTTATGCTGATCGTCGTCGTCACGATGTTTTTCAGCGGCGGCCTCATTCCGGAATATATTTTGGTGAGAAGCCTGCATTTGCTCGATTCGATCTGGGCGCTGGTGCTGCCGGGATTGATTAACCCGTTCTATCTCATCATCCTGATTTCGTTCTTCGCCAACATTCCGGAAAGCCTGCAGGAGTCCGCGGAGATCGACGGCTGCAGCCACTTCCGAAGCTTGATCGGCATTATGCTGCCGCTGTCGATGCCGGTCATCGCGACGTTGAGCTTGTTCTACGCGGTAGGGCGATGGAACGGCTTTACGGATACGCTGATGTACATTAACAGTCCCGAGCTGTATCCGTTGCAGCTGAAGCTGTATCAATTGATCCAAAACAATATGATCACGGATTTGCTCCAGATGGAGGGCGCGCAGATGGCGCTCGTCGTCCCGGAAAGCTTGAAGGCGGCCAGCGTCATCTTCGCCACCGTGCCGATCTTGATCGTGTATCCGTGGCTGCAGCGATATTTCGTGAACGGCGTCATGATCGGAGCGATCAAAGGATAG